Proteins encoded within one genomic window of Camelina sativa cultivar DH55 chromosome 19, Cs, whole genome shotgun sequence:
- the LOC104764815 gene encoding uncharacterized protein LOC104764815: MAINRSLLLIIIFISVSLSTARILPGEFLPVTDGVMFSGEIPKAAVVGCGGEQERKTEYSSFAPQVVAGKFGSLVLNALPKGFHPSSGPSRKTNDINT, encoded by the coding sequence ATGGCGATTAACAGATCTTTgcttttgattataattttcatctCCGTTTCACTATCGACGGCTAGGATCTTACCGGGAGAGTTTCTTCCGGTCACCGATGGTGTCATGTTCTCCGGTGAGATCCCTAAGGCGGCGGTGGTGGGTTGCGGAGGAGAGCAGGAGAGGAAGACGGAATATTCTTCGTTTGCTCCTCAAGTTGTCGCCGGAAAATTCGGGTCGTTGGTGTTGAATGCTCTTCCGAAAGGGTTTCATCCGTCGTCTGGACCAAGCAGGAAAACTAACGACATCAATACTTAG
- the LOC104764822 gene encoding wound-induced protein 1-like, with amino-acid sequence MRMLTGGVSPSFEFVPLSVVSFGSTVIAEGCDAATSVSWIHAWTVANGIITQVREYSNTSLTVTRIGNVVAGRRSAEIAPSHCPSVWESQFSGRAGKSVPGLVLAI; translated from the coding sequence ATGCGCATGCTCACCGGAGGTGTCTCTCCCTCGTTCGAGTTCGTTCCTCTCTCCGTCGTTTCGTTCGGATCCACCGTCATCGCTGAAGGCTGCGACGCCGCGACCTCGGTCTCTTGGATCCACGCTTGGACCGTTGCGAATGGGATAATCACTCAGGTGAGGGAGTACTCTAACACTTCTCTCACCGTTACGCGGATTGGTAACGTTGTCGCTGGACGACGCTCCGCTGAGATTGCTCCGTCGCATTGTCCTTCCGTCTGGGAAAGCCAATTCTCGGGTCGGGCTGGTAAATCCGTACCCGGTTTGGTTCTTGCGATTTGA
- the LOC104767432 gene encoding adenine/guanine permease AZG1-like, with the protein QPSQCTGPGLRLLTPDVSCKFNPVNPGYAACVEGIRKDLIVATVAASLIGCVIMGLMANLPLALAPGMGTNAYFAYTVVGFHGSGSISYRTALAAVFIEGLIFLFISAIGFRAKLAKLVPKPVRISSSAGIGLFLAFIGLQNNQGIGLVGYSPSTLVTLAACPTSSRVSLAPVITSANGTVSLLAGGAVSGDIMCVHGRMESPTFWLGIVGFVIIAYCLVKNVKGAMIYGIVFVTAISWFRNTEVTAFPNTSAGDAAHDYFKKIVDVHVIKHTAGALSFSGMSKGHFWEALVTFLYVDILDTTGTLYSMARFAGFVDENGDFAGQYFAFMSDASAIVIGSLLGTSPVTVFIESSTGIREGGRTGLTAITVAVYFFLAMFFTPLLASIPAWAVGPPLILVGVMMMKSVTEIDWEDMREAIPAFVTMILMPLTYSVAYGLIGGIGSYVVLHLWDWGEEGLVKFGFLKRRVKEEEEVNHNNGLVKASETDDNTTTV; encoded by the coding sequence CAACCTTCCCAGTGTACCGGACCGGGTCTCCGATTACTCACCCCCGACGTTTCTTGCAAATTCAACCCGGTTAATCCCGGTTACGCCGCATGCGTCGAAGGAATCCGGAAGGATCTAATCGTCGCCACCGTAGCTGCCTCACTAATCGGATGCGTAATCATGGGATTGATGGCGAATCTCCCGTTGGCTTTAGCTCCGGGAATGGGAACCAACGCTTATTTCGCTTACACCGTCGTCGGGTTTCACGGATCCGGTTCAATCTCATACCGGACCGCACTCGCCGCCGTGTTCATCGAAGGATTGATATTTCTCTTCATCTCCGCCATAGGTTTCAGAGCAAAGCTCGCGAAACTCGTCCCTAAACCGGTCAGAATCAGCTCCTCCGCCGGAATCGGACTTTTCCTAGCTTTCATCGGTTTACAGAACAATCAAGGAATCGGTTTAGTCGGTTATAGTCCATCAACTCTCGTCACTCTCGCCGCCTGTCCAACCTCGTCACGAGTCTCGTTAGCTCCCGTTATAACGTCGGCTAACGGAACCGTTAGTTTACTCGCCGGAGGAGCAGTTTCCGGCGATATCATGTGCGTTCACGGGAGAATGGAGTCTCCAACGTTCTGGTTAGGTATAGTCGGATTCGTGATCATAGCTTATTGTTTGGTAAAGAACGTGAAAGGAGCTATGATCTACGGGATCGTCTTCGTGACGGCGATCTCGTGGTTCCGTAACACGGAGGTAACGGCGTTTCCGAACACATCGGCCGGAGACGCAGCTCACGATTATTTCAAAAAGATCGTCGATGTACACGTCATCAAACACACGGCCGGAGCTTTAAGCTTCTCCGGTATGAGCAAAGGACATTTCTGGGAAGCTCTGGTGACGTTCCTCTACGTGGATATATTAGATACGACGGGGACGCTTTACTCGATGGCTAGATTCGCCGGATTCGTAGACGAGAACGGAGATTTCGCCGGACAGTATTTCGCGTTTATGTCCGACGCGTCCGCGATTGTGATCGGGTCCTTGCTCGGTACATCTCCGGTGACGGTGTTCATCGAATCGTCGACGGGGATAAGAGAAGGTGGGAGGACGGGGCTGACGGCGATCACGGTGGcggtttattttttcttagcGATGTTTTTCACGCCGTTGCTAGCTTCGATTCCGGCTTGGGCGGTTGGTCCGCCGTTGATATTAGTgggagtgatgatgatgaaatcgGTGACGGAGATTGATTGGGAAGATATGAGGGAAGCGATTCCGGCATTCGTGACGATGATTCTGATGCCGTTGACTTACTCAGTCGCTTACGGATTGATCGGTGGGATTGGGAGCTACGTGGTGTTGCATCTATGGGATTGGGGTGAAGAAGGTTTGGTGAAGTTTGGGTTTTTGAAAAGGagagttaaagaagaagaagaggttaaTCATAACAATGGACTTGTCAAAGCTAGTGAGACTGATGATAACACTACTACCGTTTag
- the LOC104767433 gene encoding putative F-box protein At3g23960, with product MITCCVPHRPDRNWGICINGMLYYTAVVIEESLEVTVVVCFDFGSEKFSVLKVVETFKRTLPNTTTPVNYNGKLGLLMTEESNWVINGISRYFELWVLEDAGKHEWSKRTCVLPPSWKTLIGNRILYFVGMISTDEIVLSYHPTMPHYVFYYNIERDTVRVARIRGMEGVKGYGCRIFLNHVENVELIQNILVR from the coding sequence ATGATCACATGTTGTGTTCCCCATCGTCCTGATCGTAATTGggggatatgcatcaatggtaTGTTGTATTATACAGCTGTGGTCATAGAAGAGTCTTTAGAGGTTACTGTGgtggtttgttttgattttggatctGAGAAGTTTAGTGTTCTGAAAGTCGTGGAAACTTTCAAAAGAACGTTGCCTAACACGACAACTCCGGTTAACTACAATGGCAAATTAGGTTTGCTGATGACAGAAGAGTCTAACTGGGTTATTAATGGAATAAGTAGATATTTTGAGTTGTGGGTTTTAGAAGACGCTGGAAAACATGAATGGTCGAAGCGTACGTGCGTATTGCCTCCTTCGTGGAAGACTCTAATTGGAAATAGAATCCTATACTTTGTAGGGATGATTAGTACAGATGAGATTGTATTGTCATACCACCCAACCATGCCTCACTACGTTTTCTACTACAATATTGAGAGAGACACAGTTAGAGTAGCTAGAATCAGAGGAATGGAAGGGGTGAAAGGTTATGGATGTCGCATCTTCTTAAACCATGTAGAGAATGTTGAGCTTATTCAAAACATTTTAGTACGTTAA
- the LOC104764814 gene encoding superoxide dismutase [Mn] 1, mitochondrial-like produces MAIRCVASRKTLAGLKETSSRLIGFRGIQTFTLPDLPYDYGALEPAISGEIMQIHHQKHHQTYVTNYNNALEQLDQAVSKGGTSAVVKLQSAIKFNGGGHVNHSIFWKNLAPVKEGGGEPPKGSLGSAIDTHFGSLEGLVKKMSAEGAAVQGSGWVWLGLDKELKKLVVDTTANQDPLVTKGGSLVPLVGIDVWEHAYYLQYKNVRPEYLKNVWKVINWKYASEIYEKECN; encoded by the exons ATGGCGATTCGTTGTGTTGCGAGTAGAAAAACCCTAGCCGGCTTGAAGGAGACGTCATCGAGGCTGATTGGATTCAGAGGAATCCAGACTTTTACGCTTCCTGATCTTCCTTACGACTATGGCGCTTTGGAGCCGGCGATTAGCGGAGAGATTATGCAGATTCACCACCAGAAGCATCACCAGACTTATGTTACTAATTACAATAATGCTCTTGAGCAGCTTGATCAGGCTGTGAGCAAGGGTGGTACTTCTGCTGTTGTTAAGCTTCAGAGCGCTATCAAATTCAACGGCGgag GTCATGTGAACCACTCGATTTTCTGGAAGAATCTTGCTCCTGTTAag GAAGGTGGTGGAGAGCCACCAAAGGGATCTCTTGGCAGCGCTATTGACACTCACTTTGGCTCCCTTGAAGGTTTGGTGAAAAAGATGAGTGCTGAAGGTGCTGCTGTGCAAGGCTCAGGATGGGTG TGGCTCGGTCTAGACAAAGAACTGAAGAAGCTTGTGGTTGACACAACTGCCAATCAG GATCCATTAGTGACAAAGGGAGGAAGCTTGGTTCCTTTGGTGGGTATAGATGTTTGGGAGCACGCCTACTACTTGCAG TACAAAAACGTGAGGCCGGAATATCTGAAGAATGTATGGAAAGTGATCAACTGGAAATATGCAAGCGAAATTTACGAGAAGGAATGCAACTGA
- the LOC104764823 gene encoding protein LURP-one-related 9-like — protein sequence MVSVVGEMFCNPYTTELVVRRRRESLKKERYDVFDLSNNLIFTVDGGIWDIRRRRVLRDATGTPLLSMRTKGLITMRYNWAVYKGESTESEDLLFLAKEPNLLSLKTSLDVTYRQTKIRLTLVVSSQIFVHLVVISALLSNSLSQFTILFLLRWFMISHRADL from the exons atggtgagTGTAGTGGGAGAGATGTTTTGTAATCCGTACACGACGGAGCTGGTGGTGAGAAGGCGACGTGAGAGCCTGAAAAAGGAACGCTACGACGTTTTCGATCTCTCCAACAATCTTATCTTCACCGTCGACGGTGGTATTTGGGACATCCGCCGTAGACGTGTGCTCCGTGACGCCACGGGAACTCCTCTTCTCTCCATGCGCACTAAG GGACTTATAACGATGAGATACAATTGGGCAGTATACAAAGGAGAAAGCACAGAATCTGAAGATCTTCTTTTCTTAGCAAAGGAACCAAATCTATTATCCTTGAAAACATCACTTGATGTCACTTACCGCCAAACCAAAATTCGTCTGACGTTAGTAGTATCGAGCCAGATTTTCGTACATTTGGTCGTTATATCGGCTCTTCTTTCAAACTCTTTGAGCCAATTCACAATACTCTTCTTGCTGAG GTGGTTCATGATTTCACATAGGGCGGACTTATAA
- the LOC104764821 gene encoding uncharacterized protein LOC104764821 — translation MGSNCDGNLKAEIEESNGSSGKTKVPPCPLDLSTSRRTLIGGDGKPRRWSVSALPDSSSRIKLLKFGSPSAKFKKMAEDRDEVSRSVTSSSSGSSHNFRERISGVLHRKIDWSSLMKMGKEWIKNPINMALFVWILVVGVSGAILFMVMTGMLNHALPKKSQRDAWFEVNNQILNGLFTLMCLYQHPKRFYHLVLLCRWKHDDITKLRNAYCKNGTYKPNEWMHMLVVIILLHLNCFAQYALCGLNVGYRRSERPPIGVAICISAAIGAPAVAGLYTILSPLGKDYDDSHEDEENQLQREEGSVNRRFTLERRYSFASASTGVGDGMVSVSDPQWSGGILDIWDDISLAYLSLFCTFCVFGWNMERVGFGNMYVHIATFILFCLAPFFIFNLAAVNIDNETVREALGISGILLCVFGLLYGGFWRIQMRKRFKLPSYKFCFGRAAVADCALWLFCCWCSLAQEVRTANTYEIVEDKFCQRAEEKSMVSPLPREDGVFDPRFGLRNSPKNISGASSPSPSRFWKEVHSPNVQTPRVKEEDKSEVVLTPPSPLSINREA, via the coding sequence atgGGATCGAATTGTGATGGGAATTTGAAAGCAGAGATTGAGGAATCTAATGGTTCTTCTGGTAAAACAAAGGTTCCcccttgtcctcttgatctttCTACATCTAGAAGAACTCTGATTGGTGGTGATGGTAAACCTAGGAGATGGTCTGTTAGTGCTTTGCCTGATTCCTCTAGTAGAATCAAGCTTCTGAAATTTGGTTCTCCTTCTGCTAAATTCAAGAAaatggctgaggatagagaCGAGGTTTCACGGTCAGTCACGAGCTCAAGTAGCGGCAGCAGCCATAATTTCAGGGAAAGAATCAGTGGTGTGCTTCACCGGAAGATCGATTGGAGTTCTCTGATGAAAATGGGGAAAGAGTGGATTAAGAATCCTATTAACATGGCTCTCTTTGTGTGGATACTTGTCGTTGGGGTCTCTGGTGCTATTCTCTTCATGGTTATGACTGGTATGTTGAATCATGCTTTGCCTAAGAAGTCACAGAGAGATGCTTGGTTTGAAGTTAACAACCAGATCCTTAATGGTTTGTTTACTTTGATGTGTCTTTATCAACATCCGAAACGGTTTTATCACTTGGTGCTTCTTTGTAGATGGAAGCATGATGATATTACAAAGCTTAGGAATGCTTATTGCAAGAACGGGACTTATAAGCCTAATGAATGGATGCATATGCTGGTTGTTATCATTTTGCTTCACTTGAATTGTTTTGCTCAGTACGCGCTTTGTGGTCTTAATGTTGGATACAGGAGATCAGAGAGACCTCCCATTGGAGTCGCTATATGTATCTCTGCTGCTATTGGAGCTCCTGCGGTTGCAGGTTTGTACACTATACTAAGTCCACTTGGGAAAGATTATGATGATTCACATGAAGACGAGGAGAATCAACTGCAGCGTGAAGAAGGGTCTGTGAATCGCCGGTTTACTTTAGAGAGGAGGTATTCGTTTGCTTCTGCTTCCACTGGGGTTGGAGATGGAATGGTTTCGGTGAGTGATCCTCAATGGAGTGGTGGGATTTTGGATATTTGGGATGATATTTCATTGGcttatctttctcttttctgCACTTTCTGTGTCTTTGGATGGAACATGGAGAGAGTTGGGTTTGGGAACATGTATGTTCACATAGCTACGTTTATTCTCTTTTGCTTGGCACCTTTCTTTATATTCAACTTAGCTGCGGTTAATATCGATAATGAGACGGTTAGAGAGGCGCTTGGGATATCTGGAATCCttctttgtgtgtttggttTGCTCTATGGTGGATTCTGGAGAATTCAGATGAGGAAAAGATTCAAACTGCCGAGTTATAAGTTCTGCTTCGGTAGAGCTGCGGTTGCTGATTGTGCGCTCTGGTTATTCTGTTGCTGGTGCTCTTTAGCTCAAGAAGTTCGAACTGCTAACACTTATGAGATAGTGGAAGATAAATTCTGCCAGAGAGCTGAAGAGAAGAGTATGGTATCTCCTCTGCCTCGTGAAGATGGTGTGTTTGATCCTCGGTTTGGTCTCCGGAACTCCCCGAAAAACATAAGTGGAGCTAGTTCTCCAAGTCCGAGCAGGTTTTGGAAAGAGGTACACAGTCCAAATGTACAGACACCTagagtgaaagaagaagataaaagcgAGGTTGTTCTGACTCCACCTTCTCCTCTGTCTATAAACCGAGAAGCTTGA
- the LOC104764816 gene encoding phosphoglucan phosphatase LSF2, chloroplastic-like, protein MMSVIGVKSCIFPVTKFSQVKDKPSCFSSSSFDLRFPRRNLAGVSCKLSGESSGTNGVSLSSKNKMEDYNTAMKRLMRSPYEYHHDLGMNYTLIRDELIVGSQPQKPEDIDHLKQEENVAYILNLQQDKDIDYWGIDLDSIVRRCKELGIRHMRRPAKDFDPLSLRSQLPKAVSSLEWAVSEGKGRVYVHCSAGLGRAPGVSIAYMYWFCDMNLTTAYDTLVSKRPCGPNKGAIRGATYDLAKNDPWKEPFDSLPENAFEDVADWERKLIQERVRALRGT, encoded by the exons atgatGAGTGTGATTGGAGTCAAGAGCTGTATTTTCCCGGTGACTAAATTTTCCCAAGTAAAGGATAAACCTTCTTGCTTCAGTTCTTCGTCGTTTGATCTGAGATTTCCCAGAAGAAATCTGGCGGGAGTGTCCTGCAAACTCTCTGGAGAAAGCTCAGGAACAAATGGGGTTTCTCTTAGCTCCAAGAACAAAATGGAGGATTACAATACTGCTATGAAGAGATTGATGAGGAGCCCTTATGAGTATCATCATGATCTTG GTATGAACTATACATTGATAAGAGATGAACTGATTGTCGGGTCGCAGCCACAGAAACCTGAGGACATAGATCACTTGAAGCAGGAAGAGAATGTTGCTTACATACTTAACTTGCAGCAGGACAAGGACATTGACTATTGGGGAATCGATCTAGACTCCATTGTTAGACGATGTAAGGAGCTCGGAATCCGCCACATGAGAAGGCCC GCAAAAGACTTTGATCCGCTTTCGTTGAGAAGCCAACTTCCAAAAGCTGTTTCTTCTTTGGAATGGGCGGTTTCAGAAGGTAAAGGAAGAGTCTACGTGCATTGCTCAGCTGGATTGGGAAGAGCTCCAGGGGTTTCTATTGCTTATATGTATTGGTTCTGCGACATGAAC CTTACCACGGCTTATGACACGTTGGTATCGAAGCGTCCATGTGGGCCTAACAAAGGAGCCATTCGTGGCGCAACATATGATCTTGCCAAGAACGATCCCTGGAAAGAGCCATTTGATAGTCTCCCTGAGAATGCATTCGAAGACGTTGCAGATTGGGAAAGGAAATTGATTCAAGAACGTGTTCGTGCCCTCCGTGGAACCTGA
- the LOC104764819 gene encoding uncharacterized protein LOC104764819 gives MDCSCSTRPSSLLISSEPSLRFPRSNFASNLKFLIPKETKLVKERLVVRSSAGSDDLNGDVNEFPLKPNKLFVQEAIGAEYGEGFETFRQDGPLKVDVDFWNEKLQDGFLQRIRYAMKPDEAYGLIFSWDNVVADTRSLKLEAWKQLASEEGKKIVEERDIQRQMLYAGADHVLSKVLFWEKTQSKIDRLKLRLSEIYYDNLLKLTEPKEGLRDWLDAVSTARIPCAVVSNLDRKNMINALERMGLQTYFQAVVSEEDGMESIAHRFLSAAVKLDRKPSKCVVFEDDPRGITAAHNCTMMAVGLIGAHRAYDLVQADLAVGNFYELSVINLRRLFANKGSTFMEHEKQIIEKSPPKRKLTIDTIF, from the exons atggACTGCTCATGCAGTACTCGTCCTTCGTCTCTGCTCATCTCTTCCGAACCATCGCTCCGCTTCCCTCGCTCTAATTTCGCCTCGAATCTCAAATTCTTG atACCGAAAGAGACGAAGCTTGTGAAGGAGCGTCTGGTAGTGAGGAGTTCTGCTGGGTCTGATGATCTTAACGGCGACGTTAATGAGTTCcctctcaaaccaaacaaactctTTGTGCAAGAG GCGATTGGAGCTGAGTATGGAGAAGGGTTTGAGACTTTTAGACAAGATGGTCCTCTCAAAGTGGATGTG GATTTCTGGAATGAGAAGTTGCAAGATGGGTTTCTTCAAAGAATACGTTACGCTATGAAACCAGATGAAGCCTATGGACTTATTTTCTCTTGGGACAATGTTGTG GCTGATACTCGAAGTCTTAAGTTGGAAGCTTGGAAGCAGCTTGCTTCAGAAGAAG gaaaaaaaattgtggaggAGAGGGATATCCAAAGACAGATGCTTTATGCTGGCGCTGACCATGTGCTGAgtaag GTATTGTTTTGGGAGAAAACGCAAAGCAAAATCGACAGATTGAAACTCAGGCTATCGGAAATATATTATGATAATCTTCTCAAA CTCACAGAACCAAAAGAGGGACTTAGAGATTGGCTTGACGCTGTTTCAACTGCTCGCATTCCCTGTGCTGTTGTCTCAAATCTTGATCGAAAAAACATGATTAATGCCCTTGAACGGATGGGACTTCAAACGTATTTCCAG GCAGTGGTTTCAGAGGAAGATGGTATGGAATCTATAGCTCATAGATTTCTTTCAGCAGCTGTGAAG TTGGATAGAAAACCGTCGAAATGTGTTGTGTTTGAGGATGATCCTAGGGGTATAACTGCTGCTCACAACTGTACAATGATGGCAGTTGGATTAATCGGTGCTCATCGGGC GTATGATCTGGTTCAGGCTGATCTTGCGGTTGGAAACTTTTACGAGCTATCTGTGATAAACCTCAGAAGATTGTTTGCCAACAAAGGCTCTACATTTATGGAGCATGAGAAACAAATCATAGAAAAATCTCCGCCCAAAAGAAAGCTAACCATTGATACCATATTCTAG
- the LOC104764817 gene encoding adenine/guanine permease AZG1-like, which translates to MEQLPSTTTSTRPKPKLLNRLNTYVGSSRVGKRFKLAERNSTFTTELRAGTATFLTMAYILAVNASILSDSGGTCSVSDCIPLCSDPTIQPSQCTGPGLRLLTPDVSCKFNPVNPGYAACVEGIRKDLIVATVAASLIGCVIMGLMANLPLALAPGMGTNAYFAYTVVGFHGSGSISYRTALAAVFIEGLIFLFISAIGFRAKLAKLVPKPVRISSSAGIGLFLAFIGLQNNQGIGLVGYSPSTLVTLAACPTSSRVSLAPVITSANGTVSLLAGGAVSGDIMCVHGRMESPTFWLGIVGFVIIAYCLVKNVKGAMIYGIVFVTAISWFRNTEVTAFPNTSAGDAAHDYFKKIVDVHVIKHTAGALSFSGMSKGHFWEALVTFLYVDILDTTGTLYSMARFAGFVDENGDFAGQYFAFMSDASAIVIGSLLGTSPVTVFIESSTGIREGGRTGLTAVTVAVYFFLALFFTPLLASIPAWAVGPPLILVGVMMMKSVTEIDWEDMREAIPAFVTMILMPLTYSVAYGLIGGIGSYVVLHLWDWGEEGLVKFGFLKRRVKEEEEVNHNNGLVKASETDDNTTTV; encoded by the coding sequence ATGGAGCAACTAccttctactactactagtactagaCCCAAGCCCAAGCTACTAAACCGGCTCAACACCTACGTTGGTTCGAGCCGGGTTGGTAAACGCTTCAAACTCGCCGAACGTAATTCAACTTTCACCACTGAGCTCCGTGCTGGTACCGCCACTTTCTTAACCATGGCTTATATCCTCGCCGTCAACGCTTCTATCCTCTCTGATTCCGGTGGTACTTGCTCTGTTTCCGACTGTATCCCTCTCTGCTCTGACCCAACCATCCAACCTTCCCAGTGTACCGGACCGGGTCTCCGATTACTCACCCCCGACGTTTCTTGCAAATTCAACCCGGTTAATCCCGGTTACGCCGCATGCGTCGAAGGAATCCGGAAGGATCTAATCGTCGCCACCGTAGCTGCCTCACTAATCGGATGCGTAATCATGGGATTGATGGCGAATCTCCCGTTGGCTTTAGCTCCGGGAATGGGAACCAACGCTTATTTCGCTTACACCGTCGTCGGGTTTCACGGATCCGGTTCAATCTCATACCGGACCGCACTCGCCGCCGTGTTCATCGAAGGATTGATATTTCTCTTCATCTCCGCCATAGGTTTCAGAGCAAAGCTCGCGAAACTCGTCCCTAAACCGGTCAGAATCAGCTCCTCCGCCGGAATCGGACTTTTCCTAGCTTTCATCGGTTTACAGAACAATCAAGGAATCGGTTTAGTCGGTTATAGTCCATCAACTCTCGTCACTCTCGCCGCCTGTCCAACCTCGTCACGAGTCTCGTTAGCTCCCGTTATAACGTCGGCTAACGGAACCGTTAGTTTACTCGCCGGAGGAGCAGTTTCCGGCGATATCATGTGCGTTCACGGGAGAATGGAGTCTCCAACGTTCTGGTTAGGTATAGTCGGATTCGTGATCATAGCTTATTGTTTGGTAAAGAACGTGAAAGGAGCTATGATCTACGGGATCGTCTTCGTGACGGCGATCTCGTGGTTCCGTAACACGGAGGTAACGGCGTTTCCGAACACATCGGCCGGAGACGCAGCTCACGATTATTTCAAAAAGATCGTCGATGTACACGTCATCAAACACACGGCCGGAGCTTTAAGCTTCTCCGGTATGAGCAAAGGACATTTCTGGGAAGCTCTGGTGACGTTCCTCTACGTGGATATATTAGATACGACGGGGACGCTTTACTCGATGGCTAGATTCGCCGGATTCGTAGACGAGAACGGAGATTTCGCCGGACAGTATTTCGCGTTTATGTCCGACGCGTCCGCGATTGTGATCGGGTCCTTGCTCGGTACATCTCCGGTGACGGTGTTCATCGAATCGTCGACGGGGATAAGAGAAGGTGGGAGGACGGGGTTAACGGCGGTCACGGTGGCGGTTTATTTCTTCTTAGCGTTGTTTTTCACGCCGCTGCTAGCTTCGATTCCGGCTTGGGCGGTTGGTCCGCCGTTGATATTAGTgggagtgatgatgatgaaatcgGTGACGGAGATTGATTGGGAAGATATGAGGGAAGCGATTCCGGCGTTCGTGACGATGATTCTGATGCCGTTGACTTACTCAGTCGCTTACGGATTGATCGGTGGGATTGGGAGCTACGTGGTGTTGCATCTATGGGATTGGGGTGAAGAAGGTTTGGTGAAGTTTGGGTTTTTGAAAAGGagagttaaagaagaagaagaggttaaTCATAACAATGGACTTGTCAAAGCTAGTGAGACTGATGATAACACTACTACCGTTTag